The following is a genomic window from Actinomadura sp. WMMB 499.
CGAACCGCCTCAGCGGCGTCCCGTTCCGCCTCCGCACCCGCGAGGAGTTCGCCCGCTTCTTCGACGGCCTCGACCTCGTCGATCCCGGCGTCACGTCCGTCGTCGACTGGCGGCCCGACCTGCCGCCGGAGAACCGTCCCCGCGTGGAGGACGTCTCGATGTACTGCGGCGCCGCCCGGATCGCCTGATTCGCTCACCCGTGCCGGGGGCATGCTCCCGGTGCGATGCTGCGCCGACTCGCCGAACGGACGCCGCCGCAGCGAGACCGGTGGGTCGACCTGGTCCGCGCGGTCGCGATCGTCCTCGTCGTGATCGGGCACTGGCTCGCCGTCGTGGTGACCTACGACGGCGGCCTCGGCGGCGAGCACGTCCTCACCGCCCTCCCCTGGACCCGGTGGCTCTCCTGGGCGTTCCAGGTCATGCCGGTGTTCTTCCTCGCCGGCGGCTTCGCCAACGCCGCCTCCCTGAAGCCCGGCGTGCCCCGCCGCGACTGGCTACTCGGCCGCGCCGACCGCCTGCTCCGCCCGACGACCCTGTTCATCGCCGTGATCGCCGCCTCCGCCGCGGTGGCCCGCGCCCTCGGCGCCGAACCGGACCTGATCGGGACGGCCGTCTGGCTCGCGACGATCCCGCTCTGGTTCCTCGCCGCCTACCTCCCGATGATCGTGCTCACCCCGGTCATGCACGCGCTGCACCGCCGCTGGGGCCTCGCCGTCCCGGCCGTCCTGCTCGTCCTGGTGGCCGCCGGAGACGCCGCCGTGTTCGCGGACGTCCCCCACGGCGGCACGGCGAACTACCTGCTGATGTGGCTCGCCGTCCACCAGCTCGGATTCGCCTGGCACGACGGACGGCTGCCCGCCCGGACCGGGCCGCCGCTGATCGCCGCCGGACTCGCCGGACTCGTCCTGCTCACCACGGCCGGTCCGTACCCGGTCAGCATGGTCGCCGAGCCGGGCGCGCAGATGCAGAACACCGCCCCGCCCAGCCTCGCCCTCCTGTCCCTCGCGATCGCCCAGACGGGCCTGGTCGTCCTCCTGCACGACCGGGGCAACCGCTGGCTGCAGCGCCCCCGGCCCTGGACGGCCGTCGTCGCGGTCAGCACCGTGATCCTGACCCTCTTCCTGTGGCACATGACGGCCGTCGTGATCGCCGCCGCCGCGCTCTACCCCACGGGCGTCTTCCCGCAGCCCCCGATCGGGACGTCCGAGTGGTACGCCCTCCGCGCCCCGTGGGTGGCGTGCCTCCTGGCCGTCCTCGGCGTCCTGCTCGCACTGTTCGCGCGCGCCGAACGCCCCGCCCGTCCGTCCTGGCGGAAGGCCCCGACCGCCCTGACCGTCATCGGTGTGGCCTGCGTGCAGGCGGCCCTGATCGGCATCGCACTCGCGGGCCCGGACTTCCACGCCCCGGCCGCCCTGCCCGCATGGGTCCTGGCGACCTACCTGACCGGGGCCGCCGCCCTCCACCTCCAGCGGGCCCGGCCGGTCAGGGGTCGAGCCCGGTGATCCCCTTACCGGTCACCACGTCGACCGGCACCGACACCTGGTCGTGCGCGATCAGCCAGGCGCCGCCGATCCTCCGGAACCCGAACGTGACTCGGACCCACATCCCGTCCGTCGCCTGCCCGGTGCCCAGCGTGCCGCTGAGCCGCCCGAAGCCGTGCCCGAACGCGACGTCGCCGCCCACGGTGAACGTCAGGTCCCGGAGCTCGTAATTCACGTCCTCGAAGATCGCGAACACGTTCGCCCAGTTCTTCAGCTTCGCCTCGACCCCGGAGTGCTGCAGCGGCGGCTCGATGTCGAACGACACGAGGTCCTCCGCGTAGAGCTCCCGCAGGGCTTCGAGATCCTTGCTCCGCAGCCCCTCGACCAGCCGGTCGATCCGCCGCCTGATCTCGGCCTCGTCCGTCTCGGCTCGTGCGGTCATCGTCTCCCCGTCCCTTCGGTGCGTCTCCCGGCTTCTCACGGGTGATGACGACGCAGCCACCCGGAATGTGACGCTCACGAGCGCTGAAGCAACGGCAACCGATCCCCAGGCGCGGGCGAACGCCGCTCCTCCAGGAAGAAGAGATAGACCCGCAGGTGTGCGGCGAGTTCACCGTCAATGTATGCGGCGTAATTTCGGGCAGCCGCGGCCGTTCCCTGCCCGGACTTCGCGTCGTCCTCTTCCCACACATGCTGGTGGTCGGCGAGATACTCCCGGATTCGGCCCCGATTCCGCCACCATTCCCGGACCGCCGCCGGTGTCCAGTGCTCGTCGCCGTCACGGCCGTAGCCGGCGAACACCTCCTCGTCAGCGGCGGCGACGAGATGCCGGAGCTCTTCCGGTGTCCGGGGCTGGCGGTAGACGTACTCGGTGAAATGCTCCGCTTCATAGAGCACGAGCTCTGGGGCGTGGAGTCGTCCGGTACAGCAGTTGTCGGTTTCGGCCCCGTAGAACGGTCCGGGCACGTTGAGCCACGTCCGGTCGTCCCATCGCCCGAGGAACGAATCCCGAACGTCATCGATCAGCGGCACCGGATCGAAGTACAGGTCCACAACGGGAGGGTAGCGACGGGGCCGGTGCACCTGAGCGCCCGGAGCCCGTGCCGCGACCGTGGCGAGGTGGATCTCTTCTCGCGCCCCTGGACGGCACTGCGTGCGGCGGTCGCCGAACTGCCGGACGACGACTTCGCTCGTCCGTCCGGCTGTACCGGCTGGCGGTCCGCGACCTGGCGTGCCACCTGGTCACCGACGCGCAGGGACGTCCTGATCACGCTGGTCACGCCCGCCGACTCCGAACCGACCGTCGACGCGGTCACCTACTGGAAGCTCGTCGAGCGATCTCGCGGACGCACTCCCGCTCGTCCTCGGCTGGCCCCGGGCCCGCGTGCGGACGCTCGCACCGTCCCGACGTCCGGAGACCCGAAGCGTCCGGCCGCGTGGGACGCAGCGGGAACGGTCAGAAGTCGAGCTCACCGCGCTTCACACGCGCCACCAGCTCGGCGAGCTCCGCAGGTGACAAGGCGAGATGCCCCGCCTCGGGCGCCTTGCTGTCCCGGACGCCGACGGACGGGGAGAGCCGGGCCAACTCGACACAGCCCTCTTGTCCGGAATCGGCGCTATGGGTGGATTTTTTCCACTGGGTCACTGTTGGGCCTCGGTCATTTCTCGAAGTTTGGCGCGGGTGGCCTCTGGCGAGAGTGCGCGCCCGCTCGTGCGATCGAACGCGACGGCAAGTCTACGCAGGTCACTTATTTCGGTCACCAGTCTGCCGCGTGCGGGGGTCTCGACGAACCCGACTTCTCGCTCTGGGGTGCTGAACAGGTGAAACGTGCCTCCGAGTCCTTCCTGAGGGCCTGCGTCGGTCATCAGCAGTCGAAGTGAGACATGCGGTAGTTCGGCGATCTTCTCCAACTTCTCGAGTTGCCCGAGTCTGACGGCTTGCGGGGCGAGGAGGAGGGCGACCTCTGATAGGAGAACCGAGATGTACGGCGGGTCGGGTCGAGTGAAGATCGCCTGCCTTGCCATCCGCTGCTCCACCTCCGCCTCCACGTCGGCGGCCCCCGCAAGGGTGAACAGTTCCCGCGCATACTCGGACGTCTGTAGCAGGCCAGGGACGAACGTCACCCCGTTCATCCGGATCATGGATGCGAGGGCCTCGTACTCCGCGAAGGCGAGGAACTGGGCCGGGGCCTGCATGGTCTTGGCGTAGTGGTTGAGGGCCTCCAGGAGCCCGCCCGTCCTCCACTCGGCATCGAGGATCCGGAGGGCTTCGATCGGTGGATGGTTCCGACCGGCCTCCCAATTCGAGATGGTCTTGTGGTCGGCGGCGACGATCCGTCCGACGGCGGCTTGCGACAGACGCTGCTGCTTTCGTAAAACCCGCAGCTCATGGGCCAGAAGAAACCAGAGCCCGCCCATCGGGTCGATCGACTCGGCGGTGGTCGCCATCGCTCCTCCGTGACTCTCGGTCCTCTCGCGAGACATCACGAGGCTAATGCGCGACGTGTGAATCTGTGACGGAAAGCGAAGAAGTCGTCACGGAGAGGTGATCATTATGTCGACGGCCGCCACGGAAACCTGTCTCGATATGACCTTCCTCGCCGCCGGGACGGCCGCCGGGCAGGTGCGGACCCTCGTCAAGTTCCGGCTGGCGGACTGGGGCCTGGCCGGGATCGCGGACGACATGTGCCTCATCGTCGGGGAACTCGTCGCCAACGCGGTGAAGAGTACGCCCGACGGTGAGATCAGCGTGCGGCTGACCCGAGAGCCGCGCGGCGTCCTCTTCGGGGTCTGGGACTCTTCCGACGACCTCCCCGTGGCCAACCCGCCGCCAGACCTGTCACTGGACGACATCACCCCGGATCCCGAGGCTCTCGACCCGGGCCACGACGAGGGGACGTGCGGGCGGGGCCTGCCGATAGTCCAGGCGCTCTCGTCCCAGTGCGGCGTGGACAGGACCGACCCACACGGTAAGTGGGTTTGGTCGCGCATCACCGTCTGAGGAGTGCCAATGGACTGGCGAGGAAGGCCGAGGCCGCTGCTCCGGCTGCGGACGCGCCTCGGACGTGACGTGGCGGAGCGACATCTTGAACTGCTGGTCGTGGCGCTCCAGCCGATCGGCTGGAGATGCCTCCGGCTGTACGAACGGAACGAGTTCCCGCTCCCGTCCCCCTTGCTGTGGGTGTATGCCAGCGGGGCGGCCGACGATGTGGGGATGCTCATCAGTGTCCTCGCCGCTCCTCACGGTTCATGGGCTTACCACGATGCTCAGCGGGGACGCGACGGCTTCCTTTTTCCGTGCGGGGACGCGAAGGGGGTGGCCGAGATCGTGGACAGGGTGCTCAAGCACCGGATGTTCCCCGGAACCTGGTGACGCCGCGCGCTCACCGCAGTTCGGAAGTGTGGGCCTTCAACTCGGTGAGGAAGGCGGCCGCGAGAGGGCTCTGGTGGCCGTCCCTCCGGCGGACGGCCACGACGGGGAGTTCCGCCGCGAGGCCGTGGACGTCGATCGTGCGGAGGCTGCCGATGCGCAGTTCCTCGCGGATGGCGCCGACGGGCATGAGCGCCACCCCGAGTCCCGCCTCCAGCAGGCGTTTCTGCGCGGTGAGGCTGTCGATGAGGGTGATGGACGGGTCGGCGACGCCGGCGGACGCCAGCAGGCGCCGGAGGAGATGGCCGAACGAGTCGGGCTGGTGCCGTTCGGGCGGGAAACCGAGCCAGCGTTCGTCCTTGAGCGGCCCCAGGTCCGGGAGGTGCCGCTCGGTGATCTCGTGCGAGGCGGGCGCGACGATCGCCAGCCGCTCCGCGCCGAGCGTGACGGACTCCAGCGCTGGATGGACGTCGGGGAAGTAGCGCAGGCCCACGGCCGCCTCACCGGTGCGGACCAAAACGCTCACTTCGCGGCTGGTGGCCGTCCGCAGGTCGACGGGGGTTTCCGGGAACCGGGCCTCGAAGGCGCGCAGCGCGTCGACGACGTGCGAATCGGCGAGGGTTCCCACGACGGCGACGCTCAGGGGCCGGGGCTCGCCCGCCAGGTCCCGGACGGCCCGTTCCCCGTCGCGGGATCGCGGCCAGCGCGGCCTGGGCGTGGGGCAAGAGCACCTTCCCGGCCTCGGTGAGCGTCACGCGGCGGCCGGTGCGGTCGAACAGCCGCGCGTCCAGGGAGCGTTCGAGTTCGCGGATCCGTCGGCTGATCGCGGGCTGCGACCTTCCGAGCCGTGCGGACGCCTCACTGAAGCCGCCCAGTTCGGCGATGCGCACGAACGCCTCGATCTCGTCGAATGTCATTTGTTTTCCTGATATCCAGCATTTCTATTATGCATTTGACTTATATCAGATGCGCTCGGAAGGCTGGGTCCATGAGCGATCGAGCCAAGGCGGCCAGGTTCCAGGAGCTGCACCGGCGGCCGGAGCCGTTGCTGCTGCCCAACCCGTGGGACGTCGGGACCGCGCGGCTGCTGGCCGGCCTCGGGTTCGAGGCCCTGGCCACCACGAGCCTCGGAGTGTCCAACACGCACGGCCGTCATCGGGCGAGCCGACAGGAACTCCTGGACAACTGCCGAGCCATCGACGCGGCGACCCCTCTGCCCGTGAACGCGGATCTGGAGAACTGCTTCGCCGACGACCCCGCCGACGCGGCCCGGATGATCGAGGACGCCTGCGCGCACGGGGCGGTCGGCGCGTCCATCGAGGACGCGACGGGGGGCCGGCGCGCCCCGATCTACGACTTCGGACTGGCCGTCGACCGGGTGCGGGCCGCCGTGGAGACGGCCCGCACGCTGCCCGTCCCGTTCGTCCTGACTGCCCGGGCCGAGAACCTGCTGTACGGGGTGGACGATCTCGACGACACGATCCGGCGCCTGCAGGCCTTCGAGGAGGCGGGCGCCGACGTCCTGTACGCGCCCGGCCTGCGCACCCTGGAGCAGATGCGGACCGTGGTCGCGTCCGTCACCAAGCCGGTGAACGTGGTGATGGGGTTCGCCGACCCCTCGATCACGCTGGACCAGCTGGGCGAGATCGGCGTGCGGCGGGTGAGCATCGGTGGCGCCCTGTCCAGGCTGGCCCTGCGCTCCTTCATGACCGGCGCCCGGGAGATGCGCGAGGGCCGCTTCGGCTTCGTCGCGGACATCGCGCCCATGTCCGACCTGCTCCCCGCGTTCAGCCGGTGATCTCGTCCCCTGAGGCCCGTGACGAGTTCGTCACCTTGTCCGGACGGGGCGACGGGACGGCCTCGGGCGGGGCCGGTGTGGGGCGGAGGCGCCGGGCGATCGGCAGGGTGAGGAGGGCGAGGGCGGTCATGGTGAGGAAGACGTCGGAGTACGCGGCGCCGTCCGGGCCGCCGAACAGGGGGTTGACGGCGCCGGTCTCCCGCCGGGCGGTCAGCAGGACGCCGAACAGGGCGGGGCCCGCCCCGGCACCCAGGAACTGGGCGCCCTGCAGGATGCCGACGCCCACGCCGACATGGTCGCCGGGGAGGGCGGTCGCGGCGGCGGTGATGACCGCGTTCATGACGAGCATGAACCCGACGCTGAGGCCGAGGATCCCGATTCCGGCGGGCAGGACGGACGTGCCGCCGGTGAACGTCGACAGGTGCAGGGAGGACAGCGCGACAGCGGCGAGGCCCGCCAGGACGAGCGGGCGGGTGCCGATGGTGTCGGCGAGGCGTCCGGTAAGGGGTGCGACGGCGGCGGCGGCGACGCCCGCGGGGATCATGACGAGCGCGCCCGCGCCGGGCCCGAGGCCGTTGACGTCGATGAGGAGGAGGGGCACGAACACCA
Proteins encoded in this region:
- a CDS encoding DUF397 domain-containing protein; the encoded protein is MTQWKKSTHSADSGQEGCVELARLSPSVGVRDSKAPEAGHLALSPAELAELVARVKRGELDF
- a CDS encoding nuclear transport factor 2 family protein, with protein sequence MTARAETDEAEIRRRIDRLVEGLRSKDLEALRELYAEDLVSFDIEPPLQHSGVEAKLKNWANVFAIFEDVNYELRDLTFTVGGDVAFGHGFGRLSGTLGTGQATDGMWVRVTFGFRRIGGAWLIAHDQVSVPVDVVTGKGITGLDP
- a CDS encoding ferredoxin, which codes for MDLYFDPVPLIDDVRDSFLGRWDDRTWLNVPGPFYGAETDNCCTGRLHAPELVLYEAEHFTEYVYRQPRTPEELRHLVAAADEEVFAGYGRDGDEHWTPAAVREWWRNRGRIREYLADHQHVWEEDDAKSGQGTAAAARNYAAYIDGELAAHLRVYLFFLEERRSPAPGDRLPLLQRS
- a CDS encoding oxaloacetate decarboxylase, with protein sequence MSDRAKAARFQELHRRPEPLLLPNPWDVGTARLLAGLGFEALATTSLGVSNTHGRHRASRQELLDNCRAIDAATPLPVNADLENCFADDPADAARMIEDACAHGAVGASIEDATGGRRAPIYDFGLAVDRVRAAVETARTLPVPFVLTARAENLLYGVDDLDDTIRRLQAFEEAGADVLYAPGLRTLEQMRTVVASVTKPVNVVMGFADPSITLDQLGEIGVRRVSIGGALSRLALRSFMTGAREMREGRFGFVADIAPMSDLLPAFSR
- a CDS encoding helix-turn-helix transcriptional regulator, whose amino-acid sequence is MATTAESIDPMGGLWFLLAHELRVLRKQQRLSQAAVGRIVAADHKTISNWEAGRNHPPIEALRILDAEWRTGGLLEALNHYAKTMQAPAQFLAFAEYEALASMIRMNGVTFVPGLLQTSEYARELFTLAGAADVEAEVEQRMARQAIFTRPDPPYISVLLSEVALLLAPQAVRLGQLEKLEKIAELPHVSLRLLMTDAGPQEGLGGTFHLFSTPEREVGFVETPARGRLVTEISDLRRLAVAFDRTSGRALSPEATRAKLREMTEAQQ
- a CDS encoding ATP-binding protein, whose product is MSTAATETCLDMTFLAAGTAAGQVRTLVKFRLADWGLAGIADDMCLIVGELVANAVKSTPDGEISVRLTREPRGVLFGVWDSSDDLPVANPPPDLSLDDITPDPEALDPGHDEGTCGRGLPIVQALSSQCGVDRTDPHGKWVWSRITV
- a CDS encoding substrate-binding domain-containing protein; translated protein: MGTLADSHVVDALRAFEARFPETPVDLRTATSREVSVLVRTGEAAVGLRYFPDVHPALESVTLGAERLAIVAPASHEITERHLPDLGPLKDERWLGFPPERHQPDSFGHLLRRLLASAGVADPSITLIDSLTAQKRLLEAGLGVALMPVGAIREELRIGSLRTIDVHGLAAELPVVAVRRRDGHQSPLAAAFLTELKAHTSELR
- a CDS encoding acyltransferase — protein: MLRRLAERTPPQRDRWVDLVRAVAIVLVVIGHWLAVVVTYDGGLGGEHVLTALPWTRWLSWAFQVMPVFFLAGGFANAASLKPGVPRRDWLLGRADRLLRPTTLFIAVIAASAAVARALGAEPDLIGTAVWLATIPLWFLAAYLPMIVLTPVMHALHRRWGLAVPAVLLVLVAAGDAAVFADVPHGGTANYLLMWLAVHQLGFAWHDGRLPARTGPPLIAAGLAGLVLLTTAGPYPVSMVAEPGAQMQNTAPPSLALLSLAIAQTGLVVLLHDRGNRWLQRPRPWTAVVAVSTVILTLFLWHMTAVVIAAAALYPTGVFPQPPIGTSEWYALRAPWVACLLAVLGVLLALFARAERPARPSWRKAPTALTVIGVACVQAALIGIALAGPDFHAPAALPAWVLATYLTGAAALHLQRARPVRGRAR